One region of Haloprofundus salilacus genomic DNA includes:
- a CDS encoding GNAT family N-acetyltransferase — translation MSISVARLSETSDTEDNWDSWVEQSSMGTPFHQFEILRLTAAEAGATLHPLVGYKGEEPVGLLPVFETEKGPLRLIKSPPESTSIRKLGPVLLNYEKLKTRKQEKRHRRFVEGCLSWLDESDPPDRIVIQTSDRYPDFRPWVWNDFDVEMDATYVVDLTRDLEEIENSFSNSMRSGVREAEEAGCSVEVGGRAEARRIVDHLWQRFEESDIDYFDSSPERVMEYVDAFPEGQVRPYVCRLDGDYVGGMISIQFGDMAYSWKGRAKPQKDVPANELLDWRTIQDAKRDGVTRYNLHGALNPRVSGAKARLSPELVPMYTLTRQRPSIQLASWLQEQFGTRLDEQVKPRVRNQLKPRLNL, via the coding sequence ATGTCGATATCAGTCGCGCGACTCTCCGAGACGTCAGATACCGAGGACAACTGGGACTCGTGGGTCGAACAGTCGTCGATGGGAACGCCGTTTCACCAGTTCGAGATACTCCGACTGACGGCTGCCGAAGCGGGTGCCACCCTTCATCCGCTCGTCGGGTACAAAGGCGAGGAACCGGTCGGACTTCTTCCCGTCTTCGAAACCGAAAAGGGTCCACTTCGACTCATCAAGTCGCCGCCAGAATCGACTTCCATCAGAAAACTCGGTCCGGTGCTCCTGAACTACGAGAAGCTGAAGACGCGAAAGCAGGAGAAACGACACCGGAGATTCGTCGAGGGCTGTCTGTCGTGGCTCGACGAGAGCGACCCGCCCGACCGCATCGTGATTCAGACGAGCGACCGGTATCCGGACTTCCGGCCGTGGGTGTGGAACGACTTCGACGTTGAGATGGACGCGACGTACGTCGTCGACCTCACGCGCGACCTCGAAGAGATCGAGAACTCGTTTTCGAACTCCATGCGGTCCGGTGTCCGGGAGGCCGAGGAAGCCGGATGTTCGGTCGAAGTCGGCGGGAGAGCGGAGGCCCGTCGGATCGTCGACCACCTCTGGCAACGGTTCGAGGAGTCCGACATCGACTACTTCGACTCGTCTCCGGAGCGAGTTATGGAGTACGTGGACGCGTTTCCCGAGGGACAGGTACGCCCGTACGTCTGCCGACTCGACGGCGACTACGTGGGCGGAATGATCTCCATTCAGTTCGGTGACATGGCCTACTCGTGGAAAGGAAGGGCGAAACCCCAGAAGGACGTTCCTGCCAACGAACTGCTCGACTGGCGAACCATCCAGGACGCCAAGCGAGACGGGGTGACCCGATACAATCTCCACGGCGCGTTAAACCCCCGAGTGAGCGGCGCGAAAGCGAGACTCTCGCCGGAACTCGTCCCGATGTACACACTGACGCGACAGCGACCGAGTATCCAGTTGGCGAGTTGGCTCCAGGAACAGTTCGGGACCCGTCTCGATGAACAGGTCAAACCGCGCGTCAGAAACCAGCTCAAACCTCGACTCAACCTCTGA
- a CDS encoding DUF7518 family protein — translation MSNRVEELESQVSELRAAVDGLTEELVETKERLRQLEAATDAEPSVQSYAQSEADDETSPSESEAEEAKSAEEKAQESESGSDESDIIVA, via the coding sequence ATGAGTAACCGGGTGGAGGAACTCGAATCCCAAGTGTCGGAACTGAGAGCTGCGGTCGACGGTCTCACCGAAGAACTCGTCGAGACCAAAGAGCGACTGCGGCAGTTGGAGGCGGCGACCGACGCCGAACCGTCGGTCCAGTCGTACGCCCAGTCGGAGGCCGACGACGAGACATCTCCGTCCGAAAGCGAGGCCGAAGAAGCTAAATCCGCCGAGGAGAAGGCTCAAGAGAGCGAGTCCGGATCCGACGAAAGCGACATCATCGTCGCCTGA
- the mtnP gene encoding S-methyl-5'-thioadenosine phosphorylase: MTIGFIGGSGIYEALPLSNTREEEIETPYGDPSAPVTIGEFGDTGREVAFLPRHGPKHGRSPTNLPYRANIYAFKKLGVEYIFASNAVGSLKEELPPGTLVVPGQIFDRTKHRTSTFFGDGIVVHQPITEPYSPELVSHLVDAAESATDADVQEGGTYVCIEGPQYSTRAESEFYRAQGWDVVGMTAVPEAKLAREAEIAYATVAGVTDYDVWKRDHEVTLEEVLENAEKNQEAIKRTVEEAIRTLPDEFDCGAHTALEGTINTPADAIPEETRERVELLVDDYLD, translated from the coding sequence ATGACCATCGGCTTCATCGGCGGAAGCGGAATCTACGAGGCGCTTCCCCTGTCGAACACCCGCGAAGAGGAGATCGAGACCCCCTACGGCGACCCGAGCGCCCCGGTCACCATCGGCGAGTTCGGGGATACGGGCCGCGAGGTAGCGTTTCTGCCGCGCCACGGCCCGAAACACGGCCGCTCGCCGACGAATCTGCCGTACCGCGCGAACATCTACGCGTTCAAGAAACTGGGCGTCGAGTACATCTTCGCCTCCAACGCCGTCGGCAGCCTGAAGGAGGAGCTTCCGCCGGGGACGCTCGTTGTTCCGGGCCAGATTTTCGACCGCACCAAACACCGTACCTCGACGTTCTTCGGCGACGGCATCGTCGTCCACCAGCCCATCACGGAGCCGTACAGCCCCGAACTCGTCTCGCACCTCGTCGACGCCGCGGAGTCGGCCACCGACGCCGACGTGCAGGAGGGCGGCACGTACGTCTGCATCGAGGGACCGCAGTACTCGACGCGCGCCGAGAGCGAGTTCTACCGCGCCCAGGGGTGGGACGTCGTCGGCATGACGGCGGTGCCAGAGGCGAAACTCGCCCGCGAGGCCGAGATCGCCTACGCCACCGTCGCGGGCGTCACCGACTACGACGTCTGGAAGCGGGACCACGAGGTGACGCTCGAGGAGGTGCTGGAGAACGCTGAGAAGAACCAGGAGGCCATCAAGCGCACCGTCGAAGAGGCCATCCGAACGCTTCCCGACGAGTTCGACTGCGGCGCACACACGGCGCTCGAAGGAACCATCAACACGCCCGCCGACGCCATCCCCGAGGAGACGCGCGAGCGCGTCGAGCTGCTCGTCGACGACTACCTCGACTGA
- a CDS encoding class I SAM-dependent methyltransferase — translation MTTETRTEADPIDEQKLNELVGTSLVDLGAAVHAALAVIGDELGLYAALDDAGPVTSAELAAETDTAERYVREWLRSQAAGGYVSYDPETDRYRLTPEQAYVLADEESPVFMPGAFQLVTSAAKIEPELRDAFRTGEGIGWHEHEEDVFHGTERFFGPSYGAFLIDWVGALNGVDAALKAGGRIADVGCGHGAPTIRMAEAYPDSTVVGVDYHEASITVARERAENAGVADRVDFEVATAKEYDGTDYDLVTMFNCFHDMGDPVGVAAHVRETLADDGAWMIVEPYAEDRVEDNLTPFGRLAYSISTVACTPNSLSQDVGYGLGAQAGEERTREVVTEGGFTRFRRAAETKTSLVFEAKP, via the coding sequence ATGACAACAGAGACGCGAACGGAAGCGGATCCGATCGACGAACAGAAACTGAACGAACTCGTGGGGACGTCGCTCGTCGACCTCGGCGCGGCAGTCCACGCGGCGCTGGCTGTCATCGGCGACGAACTCGGTCTGTACGCGGCGCTGGACGACGCGGGACCGGTTACGTCCGCCGAGTTGGCCGCGGAGACGGATACCGCGGAACGCTATGTCCGTGAGTGGCTGCGCTCGCAGGCCGCCGGCGGGTACGTGAGCTACGACCCCGAAACCGATCGCTATCGTCTCACTCCCGAGCAGGCGTACGTGTTAGCCGACGAGGAGAGCCCGGTGTTCATGCCGGGCGCGTTCCAGCTGGTGACGTCGGCGGCCAAGATCGAACCCGAACTCCGCGATGCGTTTCGAACGGGCGAGGGCATCGGCTGGCACGAGCACGAGGAAGACGTGTTTCACGGCACGGAACGCTTCTTCGGACCGTCTTACGGCGCCTTCCTCATCGACTGGGTCGGGGCGCTCAACGGGGTCGATGCCGCGCTGAAAGCGGGCGGTCGAATCGCCGACGTCGGCTGTGGACACGGCGCACCGACGATTCGCATGGCCGAAGCGTACCCCGACTCGACGGTCGTCGGCGTCGACTACCACGAGGCCTCGATAACGGTGGCCCGCGAGCGAGCGGAAAACGCGGGCGTGGCCGACCGCGTCGACTTCGAGGTGGCGACCGCGAAGGAGTACGACGGAACCGACTACGACCTCGTAACGATGTTCAACTGCTTTCACGACATGGGCGATCCCGTCGGTGTGGCGGCTCACGTCAGAGAGACGCTCGCCGACGACGGTGCGTGGATGATCGTCGAGCCGTACGCCGAGGACCGGGTCGAAGACAACCTCACTCCGTTCGGACGCCTCGCGTACTCGATTTCGACGGTCGCCTGTACGCCGAACTCGCTCAGTCAGGACGTCGGCTACGGTCTCGGCGCACAGGCGGGAGAGGAACGGACGCGGGAAGTCGTCACCGAGGGTGGGTTTACGCGCTTCCGCCGGGCCGCCGAGACGAAGACGAGCCTGGTCTTCGAAGCGAAGCCGTGA
- a CDS encoding segregation and condensation protein A, whose protein sequence is MTEFDVVEEPTDELENGVAVVEETADDKVEPVELLVQLAEDGEIEPWDIDIVAVTDAFLERLDATDLRTSGRALFYASVLLRMKSDELLAPDEPEEPEPEPWEMAMEGGEDSAPGFDPIDALEDEMDRRLERRSARGSPETLDELVHELREAERESWWKRSREYDTASSPRGFRRGTQTLDYHAADDVRRDGEPGEADVTGTTHDEHMEATIETVEAHLREQYEKGREEVLFAELDGVGGRPVETYLALLFLAHRSVVTLEQDDLFGDLWVREKDEKKTPAVAD, encoded by the coding sequence ATGACTGAGTTCGACGTCGTCGAAGAGCCGACCGACGAACTCGAAAACGGCGTGGCCGTCGTCGAAGAGACGGCCGACGACAAAGTCGAACCGGTGGAACTGCTCGTCCAACTCGCCGAAGACGGCGAGATAGAGCCGTGGGACATAGACATCGTCGCCGTCACCGACGCGTTCCTCGAACGCCTCGACGCGACGGATCTCCGAACCTCGGGACGTGCGCTGTTCTACGCGAGCGTCCTGCTGCGGATGAAGAGCGACGAACTGCTCGCGCCCGACGAACCCGAGGAACCCGAACCGGAGCCGTGGGAGATGGCGATGGAAGGCGGCGAGGATTCGGCCCCCGGCTTCGACCCAATAGACGCGCTCGAAGACGAGATGGACCGCCGCCTCGAACGCCGGAGCGCCCGCGGATCGCCGGAGACGCTGGACGAACTCGTCCACGAACTCCGGGAGGCCGAGCGCGAGTCGTGGTGGAAACGGTCGCGCGAGTACGACACGGCGTCCTCGCCCCGCGGATTCCGCCGGGGGACGCAGACACTCGACTACCACGCCGCCGACGACGTGCGCCGCGACGGCGAACCCGGCGAGGCGGACGTCACCGGAACGACCCACGACGAACACATGGAGGCGACTATCGAGACGGTCGAAGCCCACCTCCGCGAGCAGTACGAGAAGGGTCGAGAGGAGGTGCTGTTCGCGGAACTCGATGGCGTCGGCGGTCGACCCGTCGAGACGTATCTCGCGCTCCTGTTTTTGGCGCACCGCAGCGTCGTCACGCTCGAACAGGACGACCTGTTCGGTGACCTGTGGGTGCGGGAGAAAGACGAGAAGAAAACGCCGGCAGTCGCCGACTGA
- the gatB gene encoding Asp-tRNA(Asn)/Glu-tRNA(Gln) amidotransferase subunit GatB — translation MTAQALEQRDLAVVIGLEVHVQLETATKIFCGCSTDAAEDEEPNTRTCPTCLGLPGALPVLNEGAVEAAVKVGKALDADIPEQTRFHRKNYYYPDLPKNFQITQYDAPICQDGTLEFNVEGERRSVAVRRAHLEEDPGSIKHVREGTRSLDSRTVSISRADYTLVDYNRAGTPLMEIVTEPDFRDPSEVRGFLAKLEQVLEYLGVFDSTRDGSLRIDANLSLVPADEIRDDGSIPEDILDEANRTEVKNISSHKGAEKALAQEASRQKTLLKRGKTVKQETRHFDETRGTTVSMRTKEEEKDYRYFREADLPPLEVAGWKETIEIPELRDARRDRFREEYGLDAESASKLTSTKEVADFYERVAEAFDPDLAATWVADNLLGELNYRDMTVEDVKGRLDEFARLVELVAEDEITTKNAEEVVLRRMLDDGMAPDDIIDEEGLSKADDDAVVTAVEEAIVENPDAVEDYHEGEGGAINFLVGQVMQKTGGSADPGSVNGMLRERLDE, via the coding sequence ATGACCGCGCAAGCGCTCGAACAGCGCGACCTCGCCGTCGTCATCGGGTTGGAAGTCCACGTTCAACTCGAAACCGCGACGAAGATTTTCTGTGGCTGTTCGACCGACGCCGCCGAGGACGAGGAACCGAACACGCGGACCTGCCCGACCTGTCTCGGACTCCCCGGCGCGCTCCCCGTGCTCAACGAGGGGGCCGTCGAGGCCGCCGTGAAGGTGGGCAAGGCGCTCGACGCCGACATCCCCGAGCAGACGCGCTTCCACCGGAAGAACTACTACTACCCCGACCTCCCGAAGAACTTCCAGATCACGCAGTACGACGCGCCCATCTGTCAGGACGGGACGCTGGAGTTCAATGTCGAGGGCGAACGCCGGAGCGTTGCCGTCCGTCGTGCCCACCTCGAAGAAGACCCCGGCAGTATCAAACACGTCCGTGAGGGTACCCGAAGCCTCGACTCGCGGACGGTGTCCATCTCCCGTGCAGACTACACGCTCGTCGACTACAACCGCGCCGGGACGCCACTGATGGAGATCGTCACCGAACCCGACTTCCGCGACCCTTCGGAGGTCCGTGGGTTCCTCGCGAAACTGGAACAAGTCCTCGAATATCTCGGCGTGTTCGACTCTACCCGTGACGGGTCGCTCCGCATCGACGCGAACCTGAGTCTCGTCCCCGCTGACGAGATTCGTGACGACGGGTCGATTCCCGAGGACATACTCGACGAGGCGAACCGCACGGAAGTGAAGAACATCTCCAGCCACAAGGGTGCGGAGAAGGCGCTGGCCCAAGAGGCGAGTCGTCAGAAGACGCTGCTGAAGCGCGGAAAGACGGTCAAGCAGGAGACGCGGCACTTCGACGAGACGCGCGGCACGACCGTCTCGATGCGAACGAAGGAGGAGGAGAAGGATTACCGATACTTCCGCGAGGCCGACCTGCCGCCGCTGGAAGTCGCCGGGTGGAAGGAGACCATCGAAATTCCGGAACTTCGAGACGCACGACGTGACCGCTTCCGCGAGGAATACGGTCTCGACGCCGAATCCGCATCGAAACTCACCTCCACGAAAGAAGTTGCGGACTTCTACGAGCGCGTCGCCGAGGCGTTCGACCCGGACCTCGCGGCGACGTGGGTCGCCGACAACCTCCTCGGCGAACTCAACTACCGCGACATGACCGTCGAGGACGTCAAGGGTCGACTCGACGAGTTTGCCCGCCTCGTCGAACTCGTCGCCGAGGACGAGATCACGACGAAGAACGCCGAGGAGGTCGTCCTCCGGCGGATGCTCGACGACGGGATGGCGCCCGACGACATCATCGACGAGGAGGGCCTCAGCAAGGCCGACGACGACGCCGTCGTCACCGCCGTCGAGGAGGCCATCGTGGAGAACCCCGACGCCGTCGAGGACTACCACGAGGGCGAGGGCGGCGCTATCAACTTCCTCGTCGGCCAGGTGATGCAGAAGACAGGCGGCAGCGCCGACCCCGGGAGCGTCAACGGGATGCTCAGAGAGCGGTTGGACGAGTAG
- the smc gene encoding chromosome segregation protein SMC has translation MHIKELVLDNFKSFGRKTRIPFYEDFTVVTGPNGSGKSNIIDGVLFALGLARTRGIRAEKLTDLIYNPGHDDGEFSGGPREASVEVVLDNSDGTLDRSQVTTAAGTDSVGDVDEITIRRRVKQTEDNYYSYYYLNGRSVNLSDIQDLLSQAGVAPEGYNVVMQGDVTEIINMTAFQRREILDEIAGVAEFDAKKDAAFEELETVEERIGEADLRIEEKEDRLDQLADERETALEYKALREEKEEFEGYLKAAELENKRADLQRTTTKIESKEEKLAELREELDSRQGRLSRLEDELEELNREVERKGEDEQLRIKREIESVKGDISRLEGQIENAEERKETAENERRQAFVEIDHKQEKVDDVSTQMRQVKVEKASVKSDIVDKRTTLAEIEEEIESVDTEFDELKADLAERRERVEELKTEKNEKQREKDRLLDEARRRSNRVSEARDDIEAARESIPDLKAKRSELHSELDKAQKNASKAESVVSEFREKKQALQDDLSDVEDDIRSKQSEYAELEARAGQNGDNSFPRSVTTVLNAGIDGVHGAVGQLGSVAGEYAVACETAAGGRLANVVVDDDGVGSSCIDYLKSRNAGRATFLPITKMQNRRLPRKPNDPGVVDFAYNLVEFDSRYDSVFSYVLGSTLVVEDMQTARQFMGDYRMVTLDGDLVEKSGAMTGGSRGGSRYSFSKSGEGRLERVAKEISKLEDERRSLNSDIRAIEGKLDDARERQSNAADKVRAIEGDIERVNADLDDAESDIEELEATLDELEAERDSVDEEMSALDDDIAEIDAEIAAVETDIEELESELADSQIPELTSRADDVRADIDELEHRMGEFDNRLNELGLEKEYAEDAVEDLEETVENAQNRKAAAEEKIAEAEAAIEEKEAVLEEKHEAVEELEEELVELKEERNELRETLREAKEERDEQKEAVSRVESRLESLESAKERLSWEIDELEAEVGDYDPDEIPDHETVEENVERLESEMEALEPVNMLAIDEYDSVRDDLSDLQERRDVLVEERDGIQERIEQFETQKKRTFMEAYKAIDEQFQRIFERLSAGSGELHLEDPDDPFEGGLTMKAQPADKPIQRLDAMSGGEKSLTALAFIFAIQRHNPAPFYALDEVDAFLDAANAERVGQMVDDLAGDAQFVVVSHRSALLERSERAIGVTMQGDNVSAVTGIRFGNDGGDEAGGDRDDTNDGDGGGSDDGGDASDADEGLAPEVSTDD, from the coding sequence ATGCACATCAAAGAGCTCGTCCTTGACAACTTCAAGAGTTTCGGGCGTAAGACCCGAATCCCGTTCTACGAGGACTTCACCGTCGTCACGGGGCCGAACGGCTCCGGCAAGTCGAACATCATCGACGGCGTACTGTTCGCGCTCGGTCTCGCCCGAACGCGCGGCATCCGCGCCGAGAAGCTGACCGACCTCATCTACAACCCCGGTCACGACGACGGCGAGTTCTCGGGCGGTCCCCGCGAAGCCAGCGTCGAAGTCGTTCTCGACAACAGCGACGGCACCCTCGACCGGTCGCAGGTGACGACCGCCGCCGGCACCGACAGCGTCGGCGACGTCGACGAGATCACCATCCGCCGCCGGGTGAAGCAGACCGAGGACAACTACTACTCGTACTACTACCTGAACGGTCGCTCGGTGAACCTCTCGGACATTCAGGACCTGCTCTCGCAGGCGGGCGTCGCCCCCGAGGGCTACAACGTCGTCATGCAGGGCGACGTCACCGAGATAATCAACATGACCGCGTTCCAGCGCCGCGAGATACTCGACGAGATCGCGGGTGTCGCCGAATTCGACGCGAAGAAGGACGCCGCCTTCGAGGAACTGGAGACGGTCGAGGAGCGCATCGGCGAGGCCGATCTCCGCATCGAGGAGAAGGAAGACCGCCTCGACCAACTCGCCGACGAGCGCGAGACGGCGCTCGAGTACAAAGCGCTGCGCGAGGAGAAAGAGGAGTTCGAGGGGTACCTGAAAGCCGCCGAACTCGAAAACAAGCGCGCCGACCTGCAGCGCACGACGACGAAAATCGAGTCGAAGGAGGAGAAACTCGCCGAGCTCCGCGAGGAACTCGACAGCCGACAGGGCCGTCTCTCGCGGCTCGAAGACGAACTGGAGGAGCTCAACCGCGAAGTCGAACGGAAAGGCGAGGACGAACAGCTCCGCATCAAGCGCGAGATAGAGTCGGTCAAAGGCGACATCAGTCGCCTCGAAGGCCAGATAGAGAACGCCGAGGAGCGAAAGGAGACGGCCGAGAACGAGCGCAGGCAGGCGTTCGTCGAAATCGACCACAAACAGGAGAAGGTCGACGACGTCTCGACTCAGATGCGGCAGGTAAAAGTCGAGAAAGCCTCGGTCAAAAGCGACATCGTCGACAAACGGACGACGCTCGCCGAGATAGAGGAGGAGATAGAGAGCGTCGACACGGAGTTCGACGAACTCAAAGCCGACCTCGCCGAGCGCCGCGAGCGCGTCGAGGAGCTGAAAACCGAGAAGAACGAGAAACAGCGCGAGAAGGACCGTCTGCTAGACGAGGCGCGGCGGCGCTCGAACCGCGTCAGCGAGGCGCGTGACGACATTGAAGCGGCCCGCGAGTCGATTCCCGACCTGAAGGCGAAGCGCTCGGAACTGCACAGCGAACTCGACAAGGCCCAGAAGAACGCCTCGAAGGCCGAGTCAGTCGTCTCGGAGTTCCGCGAGAAGAAGCAGGCGCTGCAGGACGACCTGAGCGACGTCGAAGACGACATCCGCTCGAAGCAGTCCGAGTACGCCGAACTGGAGGCGCGCGCCGGGCAGAACGGCGACAACTCGTTCCCACGCTCGGTCACCACCGTCCTCAACGCCGGGATCGACGGTGTCCACGGCGCGGTCGGTCAACTCGGCTCCGTCGCGGGCGAGTACGCCGTCGCCTGCGAGACGGCCGCAGGCGGGCGACTCGCGAACGTCGTCGTCGACGACGACGGCGTCGGCTCCTCCTGTATCGACTACCTCAAATCCCGCAACGCCGGTCGGGCGACGTTCCTGCCCATCACGAAGATGCAGAACCGCCGTCTGCCGCGGAAACCGAACGACCCGGGCGTCGTCGACTTCGCGTACAACCTCGTGGAGTTCGACAGCCGGTACGACAGCGTCTTCTCGTACGTGCTCGGGTCGACGCTCGTCGTCGAGGACATGCAGACCGCCCGCCAGTTCATGGGCGACTACCGCATGGTGACGCTCGACGGGGACCTCGTGGAGAAGAGCGGTGCGATGACCGGCGGCAGTCGCGGCGGGTCGCGCTACTCGTTCTCCAAGTCCGGGGAAGGTCGACTCGAACGCGTCGCCAAGGAGATATCGAAACTCGAAGACGAGCGGCGGTCGCTCAACAGCGACATCCGTGCGATAGAGGGAAAACTCGACGACGCCCGCGAGCGGCAGTCGAACGCCGCCGACAAGGTCCGCGCCATCGAAGGCGACATCGAGCGGGTGAACGCCGACCTCGACGACGCGGAGTCGGATATCGAGGAACTGGAAGCGACGCTCGACGAGTTGGAGGCTGAACGCGACTCCGTCGACGAGGAGATGAGCGCGCTCGACGACGACATTGCCGAGATAGACGCCGAAATCGCGGCTGTAGAGACCGACATCGAGGAGTTGGAGAGCGAACTCGCCGACTCACAGATTCCCGAGCTCACGAGCCGCGCCGACGACGTTCGCGCGGACATCGACGAACTCGAACATCGGATGGGCGAGTTCGACAACCGACTCAACGAACTCGGATTGGAGAAGGAGTACGCCGAGGACGCGGTCGAAGACCTCGAAGAGACGGTCGAGAACGCCCAGAACCGCAAAGCCGCCGCCGAGGAGAAGATAGCGGAGGCGGAGGCCGCCATCGAGGAGAAGGAGGCGGTGCTGGAGGAGAAACACGAGGCGGTCGAGGAGCTCGAAGAGGAACTCGTCGAACTCAAAGAGGAACGGAACGAGCTCCGCGAGACGCTCCGAGAGGCGAAGGAGGAGCGCGACGAGCAGAAGGAGGCCGTCTCGCGGGTCGAGTCCCGACTCGAATCGCTCGAGAGCGCGAAGGAGCGCCTCTCGTGGGAGATAGACGAACTCGAAGCGGAGGTCGGCGACTACGACCCCGACGAGATTCCCGACCACGAGACGGTCGAGGAGAACGTCGAACGGCTCGAATCCGAGATGGAGGCACTCGAACCGGTCAACATGCTCGCCATCGACGAGTACGACTCGGTGAGAGACGACCTCTCGGACTTACAGGAGCGTCGCGACGTGCTCGTCGAAGAGCGCGACGGTATCCAGGAGCGCATCGAGCAGTTCGAGACCCAGAAGAAGCGGACGTTTATGGAGGCGTACAAGGCCATCGACGAGCAGTTCCAGCGCATCTTCGAGCGCCTCTCGGCTGGTTCGGGCGAACTCCACCTCGAAGACCCCGACGACCCCTTCGAGGGGGGTCTGACGATGAAGGCCCAACCCGCTGACAAGCCGATCCAGCGCCTCGACGCGATGTCCGGCGGGGAGAAGTCGCTGACGGCGCTGGCGTTTATCTTCGCCATCCAGCGACACAACCCAGCGCCGTTCTACGCGCTCGACGAGGTGGACGCCTTCCTCGACGCCGCCAACGCCGAACGCGTCGGCCAGATGGTCGACGACCTGGCGGGCGACGCGCAGTTCGTCGTCGTCTCGCACCGGTCGGCGCTGCTCGAACGCTCCGAGCGCGCCATCGGCGTGACGATGCAGGGCGACAACGTCAGCGCCGTCACCGGAATTCGGTTCGGAAACGACGGCGGGGATGAAGCGGGCGGAGACAGGGACGACACCAACGATGGCGACGGTGGCGGTAGCGACGATGGTGGTGACGCGAGCGACGCCGACGAAGGGCTCGCCCCGGAGGTGAGCACCGATGACTGA
- a CDS encoding DUF7344 domain-containing protein encodes MSDDEFGTDGGNNNGGGSKSHQLVRYSRVSADLDAIFDLLSVARLRYVLYHLYGMNSDVTETEAVVDAVCEYEAAGTERADPPSRNQVRIDLHHSKLPRLNAAGLVDYDPRQNEIRFYHSPSLEEWLEHARHMEFE; translated from the coding sequence ATGTCTGACGATGAGTTCGGGACGGATGGGGGTAATAACAACGGTGGGGGAAGCAAGTCACATCAGTTAGTGCGATACTCACGGGTCTCCGCCGACCTCGACGCGATCTTCGATCTTCTGAGCGTCGCCCGCCTCCGCTACGTGCTCTACCACCTCTACGGGATGAATAGCGACGTGACCGAAACCGAAGCCGTCGTCGACGCGGTGTGCGAGTACGAAGCGGCGGGCACGGAGAGAGCCGACCCCCCGTCTCGGAACCAGGTCAGAATCGACCTTCACCACTCGAAGTTACCGCGCCTCAACGCGGCGGGACTCGTCGACTACGACCCGCGACAGAACGAGATAAGATTCTACCACTCGCCGTCGCTCGAAGAGTGGCTCGAACACGCCCGACACATGGAGTTCGAGTGA